A window of Terriglobales bacterium genomic DNA:
TGCAAAGACCGCTGTGGCTGCCAGCCATCATCCCGAACTGGGAACCAAAACCGGCGACCTCGAACACTGCAATAGAGGCTTCGCCATTTTACCCGCAGGCCCCCTTGGGCCATCGATTTTCTCGTCCAGAGACAATTTTCCGCAGCATGAGTTGTTGCAGCACTCTACCTTTGCTCCCGGCTTCCACAAGCAGTACGCAGAAAATCCACAGAAATCGCGGCCCAGGCGTGCAAAAGGGAGCACATTCAGCAAAAATCCCCTTGCGTGCGCACCTACCCATTTCGATAATTTCACAGCAGGGCGATCTCCAAAAAGGCCAACGTGCATCGATATCATCGAGCCGACGTACTCCGCATTCTCCGCATTTCGGCCAAACAGTTGTCGCAATGGCAGAAAGCCGGGCTGGTGGCCGTCAGCGAGACCTATTCTTTCTTCGACCTGCTGCAACTGAAAAAAGTTCGCGACCTGCGCGCCAAGCGCGTGCGTCCGGCGGTCATCCGCGAATCCCTCGCGGCTATGCAGAAGCAAGTCGCGGGAATGGAGAATCCGCTGCTGGAGGCGAGCACCTTCTCCACCGGTGCGCGCGTGATGTTCCGCCACGAAGGCAAGGTAGTGGACCCGATCGCCGGCCAGTTTATGCTCGATTTCGCGCCTCGCCAGCGTGTGGTCCCGGCCACACTAACGCCAGTTCGGGCAGCTGAAACCGCGGTCGAGTACTTCGCTCGTGGCGTGGCGCTGGAGGAAGACCCCTCCGCGCAGCAGGACGCGATTGCGGCCTACGTGCGCGCTCTGGAGCTTGACCCCAATCATGCCGCCGCACATATCAATTTAGGCACGCTCTACTACAACCAGCAGGACTACGCGCGCGCGGAAGGTCACTATCGCAAGGCCATCGAAGTGGACCCGCGATATGCCTTGGCCTATTTCGACCTGGGCAACGTGCT
This region includes:
- a CDS encoding tetratricopeptide repeat protein yields the protein MHRYHRADVLRILRISAKQLSQWQKAGLVAVSETYSFFDLLQLKKVRDLRAKRVRPAVIRESLAAMQKQVAGMENPLLEASTFSTGARVMFRHEGKVVDPIAGQFMLDFAPRQRVVPATLTPVRAAETAVEYFARGVALEEDPSAQQDAIAAYVRALELDPNHAAAHINLGTLYYNQQDYARAEGHYRKAIEVDPRYALAYFDLGNVLDETGRVTEAIKVYKTALQLAPTYADAHYNLALAYEKIKDSRKALTHWRAYSSLDSVSAWAAHARSQIQRILAAEKLQVVYRRKKDGL